One region of Prosthecobacter dejongeii genomic DNA includes:
- a CDS encoding C39 family peptidase, translating to MTNVPIRALDALASENIWQITTDQFQQHFEKIGLQWLSEKRDQARFFGPGLSLWQGQLKVTEAIVNFSSEGQPNRISLSIFNRGDSDSEFVNREKFEALVESHRTKIGQILAVSSTERGKDKTSAVAAEGYVWVKPPTAYLLEYSFQREVKSRDLPFRPEFIRLLMAPVPKTGTTPGGGAVAAKASSVTKDSLATNLKREENGDVVIANVPMVDQGPKGYCAVATAERVFKYYGIPVDQHEMAQVADSSSDGGTSPAKMYEALNKLEGRLRVRVRVIENWDYKTFMDMVGDYNKEAKRADKREVSAAPRGGTIYIDEIYGAMDGEVLKTSRIGRDRSGFGKFQRSITGLVDQGIPVMWGVMLGLLPEPEIPQASGGHMRLIIGYNLKTNEFLYTDSWGAEHALKRMPIANAYTMTTGIYYMEPMK from the coding sequence GTGACAAATGTTCCTATCAGAGCTTTAGATGCTCTCGCCAGTGAAAATATCTGGCAAATCACGACGGATCAATTTCAGCAGCATTTTGAAAAGATTGGCCTGCAATGGCTTTCTGAAAAACGCGATCAAGCACGTTTTTTTGGTCCCGGGCTGAGTTTGTGGCAAGGGCAGCTCAAGGTGACTGAAGCGATTGTTAATTTCAGTTCCGAAGGCCAGCCTAATCGCATCAGCCTTTCTATTTTTAATCGTGGGGATAGTGACAGCGAGTTTGTAAATCGCGAGAAATTTGAAGCTTTAGTTGAAAGTCATCGGACTAAGATTGGCCAGATCCTAGCGGTGTCTTCAACGGAGCGCGGGAAGGACAAAACTTCGGCTGTTGCTGCTGAGGGTTACGTTTGGGTCAAGCCTCCTACGGCTTACCTCCTCGAATATTCCTTCCAGCGAGAGGTAAAGTCTCGCGACTTACCGTTTCGTCCAGAGTTTATCCGTTTATTGATGGCTCCGGTTCCTAAAACGGGGACGACCCCAGGAGGGGGGGCTGTGGCTGCTAAGGCATCTTCAGTCACGAAGGACTCTCTAGCGACGAATTTGAAGCGTGAGGAAAATGGGGATGTCGTCATTGCAAATGTCCCGATGGTGGATCAGGGGCCCAAAGGTTACTGTGCAGTCGCTACTGCGGAGCGGGTTTTTAAATACTATGGTATCCCCGTAGATCAGCATGAGATGGCCCAGGTGGCTGATAGTAGCAGCGATGGGGGAACAAGCCCGGCTAAGATGTATGAAGCTTTGAATAAGCTGGAAGGGCGTCTTCGGGTACGAGTCAGAGTCATCGAAAATTGGGATTACAAGACGTTCATGGACATGGTGGGAGATTACAATAAAGAGGCCAAACGAGCTGATAAGCGTGAGGTCAGCGCGGCCCCACGTGGTGGCACCATTTACATTGATGAGATCTATGGTGCTATGGATGGTGAGGTTCTCAAAACCTCACGTATTGGCCGTGACCGTTCAGGCTTTGGCAAATTCCAGCGCAGCATTACTGGGTTGGTTGATCAGGGAATCCCCGTCATGTGGGGTGTAATGCTAGGGCTCTTGCCTGAGCCGGAAATTCCCCAGGCTTCAGGAGGTCACATGCGCCTCATTATTGGCTACAACCTCAAAACCAACGAGTTTCTGTACACCGACTCTTGGGGGGCTGAGCACGCTCTGAAACGCATGCCGATTGCCAATGCCTATACCATGACCACGGGCATCTATTACATGGAGCCGATGAAGTAG
- a CDS encoding MuF-C-terminal domain-containing protein produces the protein MRAQRLLPRLAQPTGHADTATTEQRQAAALRIQHRTQQAEQQQLQHAGISIRKVGQQWEVSNVADGTAALLPTAEQAMALFRSQVADLGIQEDERTFAVFEAFSQNAAEGARFTLSQCSLTLADLETEAQAAGDQTTLTTLYERLDVERQRQAARLAKAQREGKLGNLEAFLNESLGLTEEAAHVVAVEQAALKIIGSTFSVRPVPYADNIEAAFRQKLPPNAILEIGPPGAILKAAGLPEIPLRIRQSKIRKKRGKHSELKLEALKKLPGALNDPMMVYISPGDTKAFSIITTIPTDQGPIAAYFTTREENGETALEAKSIYGRMPEFVLTEMKAAESLELLRYKDEKNLQRMAVCSGRWQRKNDASTQHHRFAEGQVSLLNEHEESQTPDTNSVCQYR, from the coding sequence GTGAGGGCTCAGCGCCTCCTCCCCCGCCTCGCCCAGCCCACGGGCCATGCCGATACCGCCACCACTGAGCAACGCCAGGCCGCCGCCCTGCGCATCCAGCACCGCACCCAGCAGGCCGAGCAGCAGCAGCTCCAGCACGCCGGCATCAGCATCCGCAAAGTCGGCCAGCAGTGGGAAGTCTCCAATGTTGCCGATGGCACCGCCGCCCTCCTCCCCACAGCGGAGCAGGCCATGGCCCTCTTTCGCAGTCAGGTCGCTGATCTCGGCATCCAGGAAGATGAGCGCACCTTCGCCGTCTTCGAAGCCTTCAGCCAAAACGCCGCCGAGGGAGCGCGCTTCACCCTCAGCCAGTGCAGCCTCACCCTGGCCGATCTTGAAACCGAGGCCCAAGCCGCTGGAGACCAGACCACCCTCACCACCCTTTACGAGCGGCTCGACGTGGAGCGCCAGCGCCAGGCCGCCCGCCTAGCCAAAGCCCAGCGTGAGGGCAAGCTAGGGAACCTCGAAGCCTTCCTCAATGAATCCCTCGGCCTTACTGAAGAAGCTGCCCATGTGGTGGCTGTGGAGCAAGCGGCTCTCAAGATCATTGGTTCCACCTTCAGTGTTAGGCCAGTGCCATACGCGGATAACATTGAAGCTGCCTTCAGACAAAAACTGCCTCCCAACGCTATCCTGGAAATAGGTCCACCTGGGGCTATTTTAAAAGCAGCAGGCCTGCCTGAAATACCGCTGCGCATTCGCCAGAGCAAGATCCGCAAGAAGCGTGGAAAGCATTCTGAGCTGAAGCTAGAGGCCTTGAAAAAACTGCCCGGAGCCCTCAATGACCCCATGATGGTTTACATCTCGCCAGGGGATACCAAGGCCTTTTCCATCATCACCACCATTCCCACAGACCAGGGTCCCATCGCAGCCTATTTCACCACCCGGGAAGAAAATGGCGAGACCGCTCTGGAAGCAAAATCAATCTATGGGCGGATGCCAGAGTTTGTTTTGACGGAAATGAAAGCTGCTGAGTCCTTGGAACTCTTGCGTTACAAAGATGAAAAAAACCTTCAGCGAATGGCTGTCTGCTCAGGGCGATGGCAACGTAAAAACGACGCTTCTACCCAGCACCACAGATTCGCTGAAGGCCAAGTATCATTGTTAAATGAACACGAGGAAAGTCAAACGCCGGACACTAATTCCGTCTGTCAGTACAGATAG
- a CDS encoding LPD3 domain-containing protein: protein MESEALKIIGSTFSLRLRIENAEFNVPSKAPPVLQLEGISLRSGSPKEVAQEGRSWLTATAPLIAARMPAPFVLSQRGVNKMKQVKVYEGENVAAHFEAVAALPELLENSEVLARKPDSEGKDVAFYERRYAWAVFPDGQRRHVLMTVRYLLQTAEPPRMYSLEALEVRDALEAFNDGEPSEQSAPSSAATKLSFSLTDFMAGVKSEDKAELILSDRLEALSADLGEQVQAQPEQQPALLQRAHEHLATAHATWAAQPTSTSAQQQALRSLDAVLTVLPPEVRAQLGGFLQLSSLSTAAARHTEIEKRFTQLTDYLAQPRATQAGDATARLSSFIPSGEKPVNPGNEGTKGPEGLTSQSGKVPPGEGNSRSQDYTRLPSPLFVPGQQIVEVFGGENSQIPGAINVDLRAQQGIKDSVENISRHFAPKSQDLIVASNPYGLPMEAWLIEASKVLKKGGRIVINGTKGNKFIKVPENQVLKEMGFKLVVEKTALAEDFKVHFFKTTDGRELFHKAVMTTIIEKIND, encoded by the coding sequence GTGGAGAGTGAAGCCCTGAAGATAATTGGTTCCACCTTCAGCCTTCGTTTAAGAATTGAAAATGCAGAGTTTAATGTTCCCTCAAAAGCGCCTCCAGTATTGCAACTAGAGGGCATTAGTCTGCGCTCAGGATCACCCAAAGAAGTGGCTCAGGAAGGGCGCTCTTGGCTTACTGCAACTGCGCCATTAATTGCAGCAAGGATGCCTGCGCCGTTTGTGCTTTCACAGCGCGGTGTCAATAAAATGAAGCAAGTGAAAGTTTATGAGGGAGAAAATGTGGCTGCTCATTTTGAGGCAGTGGCTGCACTTCCTGAACTATTGGAAAACTCAGAAGTGCTTGCCAGAAAGCCCGACTCTGAAGGAAAGGATGTTGCCTTCTATGAGCGACGTTATGCATGGGCTGTGTTTCCGGACGGCCAACGGCGTCATGTTTTGATGACAGTTCGCTACCTTTTACAAACAGCAGAGCCTCCAAGAATGTATTCCTTGGAGGCCCTGGAGGTCCGCGATGCACTGGAGGCTTTCAACGATGGGGAACCGAGCGAACAATCGGCACCGTCATCGGCTGCGACCAAGCTTAGCTTTAGCCTAACTGATTTTATGGCTGGAGTCAAGTCTGAGGATAAAGCAGAGCTGATCCTCAGTGATCGTCTAGAGGCCCTCTCCGCAGACTTAGGAGAGCAGGTGCAGGCACAGCCTGAACAGCAGCCCGCCCTGCTCCAGCGTGCACATGAGCACCTGGCCACCGCACACGCCACCTGGGCTGCACAGCCCACATCCACCAGCGCCCAGCAGCAGGCCCTGCGCAGCCTGGATGCCGTGCTTACCGTGCTGCCGCCCGAGGTCCGTGCCCAGCTAGGCGGCTTCCTCCAGCTCAGCAGCCTGAGCACCGCCGCTGCCCGCCATACCGAGATTGAAAAACGCTTCACCCAGCTCACCGATTACCTCGCCCAGCCACGCGCTACGCAGGCAGGGGATGCTACAGCACGTTTGTCATCCTTTATACCGTCTGGCGAAAAGCCTGTGAACCCTGGCAATGAGGGGACCAAAGGACCCGAAGGTCTAACGTCTCAGTCAGGCAAAGTTCCGCCCGGTGAAGGAAATAGCCGCTCCCAGGATTACACTCGGCTACCCTCGCCTCTGTTCGTGCCGGGCCAACAGATCGTGGAGGTGTTCGGTGGGGAAAATAGCCAGATTCCAGGGGCGATTAATGTGGATCTGAGAGCCCAGCAAGGAATAAAGGATTCGGTCGAAAATATCTCCCGGCATTTTGCCCCTAAAAGTCAGGATCTCATAGTGGCGAGCAATCCTTATGGCCTCCCTATGGAAGCGTGGCTCATAGAGGCTTCCAAAGTATTAAAAAAGGGAGGACGAATCGTTATAAATGGCACCAAGGGTAATAAGTTTATCAAGGTGCCCGAAAACCAAGTTTTAAAAGAGATGGGATTTAAACTTGTTGTTGAGAAGACCGCTTTGGCGGAAGATTTCAAAGTTCATTTCTTTAAGACAACAGATGGAAGAGAGTTATTTCACAAGGCGGTGATGACAACCATCATTGAAAAGATTAACGACTGA
- a CDS encoding 1,4-dihydroxy-6-naphthoate synthase produces the protein MTDDFYCSVFIEFNRQKSELGETIARLVKGRLEILCDIQCPWAEIYFGKNIDSGLGEAGEEDLFLYYRYKLEIEPVASTDKATYVEGISQLLTGLWEQKIPAVAACHFEDDLPDGGGKSWWKSEAQS, from the coding sequence ATGACTGACGACTTCTATTGCAGTGTCTTTATTGAGTTCAATCGACAAAAGTCTGAGTTAGGTGAAACCATTGCGAGGCTTGTGAAAGGAAGATTGGAGATCTTATGTGATATACAGTGTCCTTGGGCAGAGATCTATTTTGGTAAGAACATAGATTCAGGCCTCGGGGAAGCGGGAGAAGAAGACTTATTTTTATACTACCGCTACAAGCTGGAAATCGAACCTGTAGCGTCCACGGATAAAGCCACCTATGTGGAAGGTATCAGCCAGCTTTTGACCGGTTTGTGGGAGCAAAAGATCCCTGCCGTCGCCGCTTGTCATTTTGAAGATGACCTTCCTGACGGTGGCGGAAAAAGCTGGTGGAAAAGTGAGGCTCAATCTTGA
- a CDS encoding Fic family protein, translating to MTKEIQQVKTLPEIHTEADFQAASERGYQAASHYLKQHSKPFSEWAVNDLTKLHRLYFDEIYPHAGQLRQPGDLAAFSGRVGADSKNIQAELQLLTNQVKSLSKNLEGIDTPTGLSDRLMLQGFVHARLVLIHPFQDGNGRWTRLMTSALEKELLPNTQRAQHVPRAVYMHALKELPSNLGPLMNYHAERYGLRPSTLKVLRPPFPVQVTLRN from the coding sequence ATGACCAAAGAAATTCAGCAGGTGAAAACCCTCCCCGAGATTCATACGGAAGCAGATTTCCAAGCCGCCTCCGAGCGCGGGTATCAGGCAGCGTCACACTACCTGAAGCAGCATTCCAAACCCTTTTCAGAATGGGCAGTGAACGATCTGACCAAATTGCATCGGCTCTACTTTGATGAGATCTACCCGCATGCAGGACAACTGCGGCAACCTGGTGACCTAGCTGCCTTCAGCGGACGAGTGGGGGCGGATAGCAAAAACATCCAGGCCGAGCTTCAACTGCTGACGAATCAAGTGAAGTCTCTTTCCAAAAATCTGGAGGGCATCGATACGCCCACAGGCCTTTCGGATCGTCTAATGCTGCAGGGCTTCGTTCATGCACGGCTTGTGCTCATCCATCCTTTCCAAGATGGCAATGGCCGATGGACCCGTTTGATGACTTCTGCTTTGGAAAAAGAATTGCTTCCCAATACTCAAAGAGCCCAGCATGTGCCACGCGCCGTTTACATGCACGCGCTGAAAGAACTGCCGTCTAACCTAGGTCCACTGATGAACTACCATGCGGAAAGGTACGGCTTGCGCCCATCCACACTGAAAGTGCTCCGTCCACCGTTCCCTGTACAGGTTACTCTAAGGAATTGA
- a CDS encoding DMT family transporter has product MRDYLLLHLVILAWGFTAILGKLITLPPIEVVLWRTAIAAAGFALLTRGLKQNLQVSRTDLWKMLGVGAILGLHWILFFLSARLATASVSLAALPTAMLWCSLIEPYADGTRRWRPLELLVGIIIVGAVWMIYEVELRYWLGFTVGIVSALLAALFAVMNKQLVARSHYAVMGYYQMLGALVIAMLAWLVTTPGQFNIPGASDCLWILLLATVCTVGAYAGYMAVLRRMSVFTVNVVYNLEPVYGIILAVLIFGSQEHMSGGFYIGASIIMGSVLIVPWLSRWVERKPLVKLFPRG; this is encoded by the coding sequence ATGCGTGACTACTTGCTTTTGCACTTGGTGATTCTCGCCTGGGGTTTTACCGCGATCTTGGGAAAGCTGATCACACTTCCCCCCATTGAGGTAGTTCTTTGGCGAACGGCCATTGCTGCGGCAGGCTTTGCGCTCCTGACGCGTGGGCTCAAGCAGAACCTCCAAGTCTCCCGCACAGATCTTTGGAAAATGTTAGGCGTAGGGGCCATTCTAGGCCTGCACTGGATCCTCTTTTTCCTCTCTGCCCGCCTCGCCACGGCCAGCGTTAGCCTTGCCGCTCTACCCACGGCCATGCTTTGGTGCAGCCTCATCGAGCCCTATGCCGATGGCACTCGACGCTGGAGACCATTAGAACTTCTCGTCGGCATCATCATCGTGGGAGCGGTATGGATGATCTATGAGGTCGAATTGCGTTATTGGTTAGGCTTTACCGTAGGCATCGTCTCCGCTCTCCTAGCGGCTCTGTTTGCCGTCATGAATAAACAACTAGTCGCTCGCAGCCACTACGCGGTCATGGGTTACTATCAAATGCTTGGGGCTTTAGTGATAGCTATGCTTGCTTGGCTGGTAACGACTCCAGGACAATTCAACATACCTGGAGCCTCGGACTGCCTATGGATCCTTCTCCTGGCCACAGTCTGCACGGTTGGGGCTTATGCTGGCTACATGGCCGTCCTGCGCCGTATGTCGGTCTTCACGGTGAATGTCGTTTATAATCTAGAGCCCGTCTATGGCATCATCTTGGCCGTGCTGATCTTTGGGTCGCAAGAGCATATGAGCGGCGGTTTTTACATCGGCGCTTCCATCATCATGGGTAGCGTCCTCATCGTGCCCTGGCTCAGCCGATGGGTGGAGCGGAAACCCCTTGTTAAATTATTCCCTAGAGGGTAG
- the rpe gene encoding ribulose-phosphate 3-epimerase: MTHETPLILPSLLAADWSRVAAEVKRAEDAGVQWLHLDVMDGAFVDNISFGPQMVQTVRKCTSMYLDVHLMIHRPDHYVDRFIHAGADNITIHVEARYDNSVLETLRHIRAAGKHAGIALHPDTPFEAALPYVNDIDLLLVMTVVPGFGGQPFMEKETMPKLAAARDYRDAHGLKYHLEVDGGIYPHTAPIAKANGANLFVCGTSFYGPSDTAAAMAELKTCVA, encoded by the coding sequence ATGACTCACGAAACACCCCTCATTCTGCCCTCTCTCCTCGCCGCTGACTGGTCCCGTGTCGCCGCAGAAGTGAAACGTGCTGAAGATGCTGGGGTGCAGTGGCTACACCTGGACGTGATGGACGGAGCGTTTGTGGACAACATTTCCTTCGGCCCTCAAATGGTGCAGACTGTGCGTAAATGCACCTCCATGTATCTAGATGTGCATCTCATGATCCATCGCCCAGACCATTATGTGGACCGTTTTATCCACGCTGGGGCCGACAATATCACCATTCACGTCGAAGCCCGCTATGACAACTCCGTGCTTGAGACGCTGCGCCACATTCGTGCTGCTGGCAAACATGCAGGCATTGCCCTTCATCCAGACACGCCTTTTGAAGCCGCCCTACCTTACGTCAATGACATTGACCTTCTTCTGGTGATGACCGTGGTCCCAGGCTTTGGTGGGCAGCCGTTCATGGAAAAAGAAACCATGCCCAAACTAGCTGCGGCACGCGACTACCGCGATGCCCACGGTCTGAAGTATCATCTCGAGGTGGATGGCGGCATTTATCCCCATACAGCTCCCATTGCCAAGGCCAACGGTGCCAATTTGTTTGTCTGTGGCACTTCTTTTTACGGTCCTTCAGACACCGCTGCCGCCATGGCCGAGCTGAAAACCTGTGTCGCGTGA
- a CDS encoding TraB/GumN family protein has translation MFSFRHTFGLALLLTLTACRVSPPQTPDTPVLASDPAGSVWVVDAPKTGGRLFLCGTIHILREGDYPLSPAYEAAYANADRVVFELPPGAGEGSSMTSRMRELGVYSTESSLEASVSPQTWQAVKKWARSRGVEPSSLNRFRPWFVALLITSTEYAALGAKPEWGVDNHFEARAKRDGKPATGLETVEFQLQLFASLTPAQQNEMLDQTLGEVNTLPQEFASMIESWKHGRLDALGEILFREQAKFPDLMDLFLFHRNQAWLGRLDEMLQKGEKVMLLVGTGHFVADKGLIKLLEARGYTVRHYNEVKAEM, from the coding sequence GTGTTTTCTTTCCGCCACACGTTTGGCTTAGCCCTTTTACTGACTCTCACGGCCTGTCGTGTGTCTCCCCCACAGACACCGGATACGCCTGTTTTGGCTTCGGATCCTGCAGGTAGCGTGTGGGTGGTGGATGCGCCTAAAACGGGGGGGCGCCTGTTTCTCTGTGGGACGATTCATATCCTCAGGGAAGGTGATTATCCGCTTTCTCCGGCCTATGAGGCAGCCTATGCCAATGCCGACCGAGTGGTTTTTGAACTGCCTCCAGGAGCCGGTGAGGGCAGTAGCATGACCTCTCGCATGCGTGAATTGGGGGTGTATTCAACCGAAAGCTCCTTAGAGGCCAGTGTGAGTCCGCAAACATGGCAGGCGGTGAAAAAATGGGCCCGTAGTCGGGGTGTCGAACCTTCGTCACTCAATCGTTTCAGACCCTGGTTTGTGGCCTTGCTGATCACTTCAACGGAGTATGCGGCGCTGGGCGCAAAACCCGAATGGGGGGTGGATAATCATTTTGAGGCTAGGGCAAAGCGCGATGGGAAACCTGCCACGGGGCTGGAAACCGTGGAATTTCAACTCCAGCTTTTTGCCAGTCTGACACCCGCTCAGCAAAATGAGATGCTGGATCAGACACTCGGAGAGGTTAACACGCTCCCTCAGGAGTTTGCGAGCATGATCGAGTCCTGGAAGCACGGTCGGTTGGATGCACTGGGCGAAATTCTCTTTCGTGAGCAGGCAAAGTTTCCAGATCTCATGGATCTATTCCTGTTCCACCGGAACCAGGCGTGGCTGGGACGCCTGGACGAGATGCTGCAAAAAGGAGAAAAAGTGATGCTGCTCGTAGGTACGGGCCACTTTGTGGCGGACAAGGGCTTGATCAAATTGCTAGAGGCCCGTGGCTACACCGTTCGCCATTACAATGAAGTAAAGGCTGAAATGTAG